A part of Streptomyces sp. NBC_01451 genomic DNA contains:
- a CDS encoding phosphatase domain-containing protein, with amino-acid sequence MFDLDNTLADTAHRQRFLERKPRDWAAFFAAAPHDPPLTEGVTLALESARECEVVYLTGRPERCRRDTLAWLAAHGLPEGRVWMRRNDDRRPARGTKLEVLRRLARDREIRVLVDDDELVCQDAERAGFSVVRARWAAESGALKEAQEGEGRT; translated from the coding sequence GTGTTCGACCTCGACAACACGCTCGCCGACACCGCGCACCGCCAGCGCTTCCTGGAGCGCAAGCCGCGTGACTGGGCGGCCTTCTTCGCCGCCGCGCCGCACGACCCGCCGCTCACCGAGGGCGTGACGCTGGCCCTGGAGAGCGCGCGGGAGTGCGAGGTCGTCTACCTCACCGGCCGGCCCGAGCGCTGCCGCCGGGACACGCTCGCCTGGCTCGCCGCGCACGGACTGCCCGAGGGCCGCGTCTGGATGCGGCGCAACGACGACCGCAGGCCCGCCCGCGGCACCAAACTGGAGGTCCTGCGCCGGCTGGCCCGCGACCGTGAGATCCGCGTCCTGGTGGACGACGACGAACTCGTCTGCCAGGACGCGGAACGCGCGGGCTTCAGCGTCGTACGGGCCCGCTGGGCCGCCGAGTCCGGCGCGCTGAAGGAGGCGCAGGAGGGCGAGGGCCGGACCTGA
- a CDS encoding family 43 glycosylhydrolase encodes MVVAVTVPAVVGTPAFAAVPASPAVTFTNPIAEQRADPHIYKHTDGYYYFTATVPAYDRIVLRRATTLQGLATAAETTIWTKHASGDMGAHIWAPEIHFIDGKWYVYFAAGASDDIWKIRPYVLESSSANPVTGTWTEKGRIALPLDTFSLDATTFVVNGTRYLSWAQNDPAVGDGTNIYLAKMSNPWTISGTPAMISRPTLSWEIIGHTVNEGPSVIQRNGKLFMAFSASATDANYCLGLLTASTSADLLNPASWTKSPQPVFTSNASTGQYGPGHNTFTVSEDGKSDVLVYHDRNYKDISGDPLNDPNRRTRYQKLYWNADGTPNFGIPVSDGLTPVRLSSFNYPDRYIRHWEYRAKLEANVTNLADSQFRIVTGLTGSGTVSLESANFPGYYLRHKNYELWVEKNTGTATFLADASFVRRAGLADSAGVSFESYNFPGRFIRHYNNLIQLQPLSTSLDQQDATYYTE; translated from the coding sequence CTGGTCGTCGCCGTGACCGTGCCCGCCGTCGTCGGCACCCCGGCGTTCGCCGCCGTCCCCGCCTCCCCGGCCGTCACCTTCACCAACCCGATCGCCGAGCAGCGCGCCGACCCGCACATCTACAAGCACACCGACGGCTACTACTACTTCACCGCCACGGTCCCCGCGTACGACCGGATCGTGCTGCGCCGTGCCACCACGCTCCAGGGCCTGGCGACCGCCGCCGAGACGACCATCTGGACCAAACACGCCAGCGGTGACATGGGGGCCCACATCTGGGCTCCGGAGATCCACTTCATCGACGGCAAGTGGTACGTGTACTTCGCGGCCGGCGCCTCCGACGACATCTGGAAGATCCGCCCGTACGTCCTGGAGTCCTCCTCCGCCAACCCGGTCACCGGGACCTGGACCGAGAAGGGCCGTATCGCGCTGCCGCTGGACACCTTCTCGCTCGACGCGACGACCTTCGTGGTGAACGGCACCCGCTATCTGAGCTGGGCACAGAACGACCCGGCCGTCGGCGACGGAACCAACATCTACCTCGCGAAGATGTCCAACCCCTGGACCATCAGCGGCACTCCGGCGATGATCTCCCGGCCCACGCTGTCCTGGGAGATCATCGGGCACACGGTGAACGAGGGTCCCTCGGTCATCCAGCGCAACGGGAAGCTCTTCATGGCCTTCTCGGCGAGCGCCACCGACGCCAACTACTGCCTGGGACTGCTGACCGCGTCGACGTCCGCCGATCTGCTCAACCCGGCCTCCTGGACGAAGAGTCCGCAGCCGGTGTTCACGAGCAACGCCTCGACCGGGCAGTACGGGCCGGGCCACAACACCTTCACGGTCTCCGAGGACGGCAAGTCCGACGTCCTCGTCTACCACGACCGCAACTACAAGGACATCAGCGGCGACCCGCTCAACGACCCCAACCGGCGCACCCGTTACCAGAAGCTGTACTGGAACGCCGACGGCACCCCGAACTTCGGCATCCCGGTCTCCGACGGGCTCACCCCGGTCCGCCTCTCGTCGTTCAACTACCCGGACCGGTACATCCGGCACTGGGAGTACCGGGCGAAGCTGGAGGCGAACGTCACCAACCTCGCCGACTCGCAGTTCCGGATCGTCACCGGGCTGACCGGCTCCGGGACCGTCTCGCTGGAATCGGCGAACTTCCCCGGCTACTACCTCCGGCACAAGAACTACGAGCTGTGGGTGGAGAAGAACACCGGCACGGCCACCTTCCTGGCCGACGCGTCCTTCGTCCGGCGGGCAGGCCTCGCCGACTCCGCCGGGGTGTCCTTCGAGTCGTACAACTTCCCGGGCCGTTTCATCCGGCACTACAACAACCTGATCCAGCTCCAGCCGCTGAGCACCTCCCTGGACCAGCAGGACGCGACGTACTACACCGAGTAG
- a CDS encoding right-handed parallel beta-helix repeat-containing protein: MRNAAIRTGTAVLGTALMTAGMLVGAAEGASAATTLVVATGGDDSAPGTTARPLRTIQKAVDLAKPGDTITVRGGTYALTDNITIATSGTASQPITLGAHPGERVVVDGEQLPASHTPVGGSIPRGERGAIHQEASYWRISGLEIVNGPYGVYCDGCNNNVFARLVTHDNYESGFQLQGASADNQILDLDSYGNRDPRKNGESADGLAIKEGGGTGNVVRGARLWNNVDDGFDAWKFTSPVTIENTVSYGNGFNRWNFPDFAGDGNGFKLGGGTPAPATGHVLRNTAAFKNAAHGFTDNGNPGAVGVNRSTAYGNAGTGFDFDVSGGRAALTANLSVSDGRAAALGSATVSTGNSWDLGGTWNAASVLSTDPAAVTGARRADGSLPAAPNFLVPRAGTNIGARF, translated from the coding sequence ATGCGCAACGCAGCGATCCGGACGGGAACGGCGGTCCTGGGCACCGCGTTAATGACAGCGGGGATGCTCGTGGGAGCGGCCGAGGGGGCCAGTGCCGCGACGACGCTCGTCGTGGCGACGGGCGGCGACGACTCGGCGCCGGGCACCACCGCACGCCCCCTGAGGACCATCCAGAAGGCCGTCGACCTGGCGAAACCGGGCGACACGATCACCGTGCGCGGGGGCACCTACGCGCTCACCGACAACATCACCATCGCCACCTCCGGCACCGCGTCCCAGCCCATCACCCTGGGTGCCCATCCGGGTGAGCGGGTCGTCGTCGACGGGGAGCAGCTGCCCGCCAGTCACACGCCGGTCGGCGGCAGCATTCCGCGCGGCGAGCGCGGTGCGATCCACCAGGAGGCCTCGTACTGGCGGATCTCGGGGCTGGAGATCGTGAACGGGCCGTACGGCGTCTACTGCGACGGCTGCAACAACAACGTCTTCGCCCGCCTCGTCACGCACGACAACTACGAGTCCGGTTTCCAGCTCCAGGGCGCCTCCGCCGACAACCAGATCCTGGACCTGGACAGTTACGGCAACCGCGATCCGCGCAAGAACGGCGAGAGCGCGGACGGACTGGCCATCAAGGAGGGTGGCGGGACCGGCAACGTCGTGCGGGGCGCGCGGCTGTGGAACAACGTCGACGACGGCTTCGACGCCTGGAAGTTCACCTCGCCGGTCACGATCGAGAACACCGTCTCGTACGGCAACGGCTTCAACCGCTGGAACTTCCCCGACTTCGCGGGTGACGGCAACGGCTTCAAGCTCGGCGGCGGCACCCCGGCGCCCGCCACGGGGCACGTCCTGCGCAACACCGCCGCGTTCAAGAACGCGGCCCACGGCTTCACGGACAACGGCAATCCGGGTGCCGTCGGCGTCAACCGCAGTACCGCGTACGGGAACGCGGGCACCGGCTTCGACTTCGACGTCTCCGGGGGACGTGCCGCCCTCACCGCCAACCTGTCGGTCTCCGACGGGCGGGCCGCCGCTCTCGGCTCCGCCACCGTCTCCACCGGCAACTCCTGGGATCTGGGCGGAACTTGGAACGCCGCTTCGGTACTGAGCACCGACCCTGCGGCCGTCACCGGCGCGCGTCGCGCGGACGGTTCGCTGCCCGCGGCGCCCAACTTCCTCGTGCCGCGCGCCGGAACGAACATCGGAGCCCGCTTCTAG
- a CDS encoding dodecin, which translates to MSNHTYRVTEIVGTSHEGVDQAVRNGISRASQTLRNLDWFEITQVRGQIVDGQVEHYQVGLKVGFRLDDGE; encoded by the coding sequence ATGTCGAACCACACCTATCGGGTCACCGAGATCGTCGGCACCTCGCACGAAGGCGTCGACCAGGCCGTCCGCAACGGCATCAGCCGGGCCTCGCAGACCCTGCGCAACCTGGACTGGTTCGAGATCACGCAGGTCAGGGGCCAGATCGTGGACGGGCAGGTCGAGCACTACCAGGTCGGTCTGAAGGTCGGCTTCCGGCTGGACGACGGCGAGTGA